One Halobaculum sp. CBA1158 DNA segment encodes these proteins:
- a CDS encoding amino acid permease, producing the protein MSDEELAKDLGLVSAMTIGIGTMIGAGIFVLPGVAANAAGPIVVVSFVVGGVIAMVNALSVSELGTAMPKAGGGYYYINKSLGPLFGSIAGMGDWMGLAFASAFYCIGFGQYLAVFVGLPEVAFLDPIQVGALLAGAVFVGVNYIGAKETGGVQTVIVFVLLAILTAFALAGFLSFDYATLVGADGLAPFGTGAILPATALVFVSFLGYAKIATVAEELKNPGRNLPIAIIGSVAIVTVIYAVLVTTMLGIVPWPDLSTDAPVAQAAEVAFPSSIGPIGGVAAAAAAVMTLGALLATASSANASILASARINFAMGRDRIVTNWLNEIHPNYATPYRSILLTGGLIVVFIALLGRDIEVLAKAASVLHLIVYALMNVGLIVFREADVPEYDPDFRVPLYPITPILGAVLSLGLVAFMDGLEIALSAGFVLAAVAWYFAYARNKTTQQGVLSRYIRDRGEEFPDQVVDAADAVAPNGSDGPTIMVALANPRTESALITLAGALAEHEGGRVLATHVVTVPDQTSLATAAENRDRIDASSAELLDAATEDAAAFDVPIETRTILSHRGIEEVFDAARTNDADTVVMGYGGARFAGGRVEGTLDELTHDLPCDFLVLDGEDPTLSDVLVPTAGGPSSDLSAEVARALRETVGVDVSLLHVAEAGSEEAGREFLTDWAGDHGLEDAELIVDTGDVETVITRTGTAYGLVIVGATERGLLSRVVRGSLTFDSLTDLDTPVLLTERPSSRSLRERVFGRR; encoded by the coding sequence ATGAGCGACGAGGAACTCGCGAAGGACCTCGGGCTCGTCTCAGCGATGACGATCGGGATCGGGACGATGATCGGGGCCGGGATCTTCGTCCTCCCGGGCGTGGCCGCGAACGCCGCGGGGCCGATCGTCGTGGTCTCGTTCGTCGTCGGCGGCGTGATCGCGATGGTGAACGCGCTGTCCGTCTCGGAACTGGGAACGGCGATGCCGAAAGCCGGCGGCGGCTACTACTACATCAACAAGTCGCTCGGGCCGCTGTTCGGGTCGATCGCGGGGATGGGCGACTGGATGGGCCTGGCGTTCGCATCCGCGTTCTACTGCATCGGGTTCGGACAGTACCTCGCGGTGTTCGTCGGCTTGCCGGAGGTCGCGTTCCTCGACCCGATCCAGGTGGGCGCGCTGCTGGCCGGAGCCGTCTTCGTCGGCGTCAACTACATCGGCGCGAAGGAGACCGGCGGCGTCCAGACGGTCATCGTGTTCGTCCTCCTGGCGATCCTCACGGCGTTCGCTCTCGCGGGCTTCCTCTCGTTCGACTACGCGACCCTCGTGGGAGCGGACGGGCTCGCGCCGTTCGGCACCGGCGCGATCCTGCCGGCGACCGCGCTCGTGTTCGTCTCGTTCCTCGGCTACGCGAAGATAGCGACGGTCGCCGAGGAGCTGAAGAACCCCGGCCGGAACCTCCCGATCGCGATCATCGGAAGCGTCGCCATCGTCACCGTGATCTACGCGGTCCTCGTGACGACGATGCTCGGGATCGTCCCATGGCCGGATCTCAGCACGGACGCGCCAGTCGCACAGGCGGCCGAGGTGGCGTTCCCGTCCTCGATCGGCCCGATCGGTGGGGTCGCCGCGGCCGCGGCGGCCGTGATGACGCTCGGCGCGCTCCTGGCGACGGCGTCGTCGGCGAACGCGTCGATCCTCGCGTCGGCACGCATCAACTTCGCCATGGGGCGCGACAGGATCGTTACCAACTGGCTCAACGAGATCCACCCGAACTACGCGACGCCCTACCGGTCGATCCTCCTGACCGGCGGGCTCATCGTCGTGTTCATCGCGCTTCTGGGCCGGGACATCGAGGTGCTCGCGAAGGCCGCGAGCGTCCTCCACCTCATCGTGTACGCGCTCATGAACGTGGGACTGATCGTGTTCCGAGAGGCCGATGTCCCGGAGTACGACCCGGACTTCAGGGTCCCGCTGTACCCGATCACGCCGATCCTCGGGGCGGTGCTCTCGCTGGGGCTCGTCGCGTTCATGGACGGCCTCGAGATCGCGCTGTCGGCCGGATTCGTCCTCGCCGCCGTGGCGTGGTACTTCGCGTACGCCCGGAACAAGACGACACAGCAGGGCGTCCTGTCTCGATACATCCGCGACCGGGGAGAGGAGTTCCCGGATCAGGTCGTCGACGCCGCCGACGCCGTCGCGCCCAACGGGAGCGACGGGCCGACGATCATGGTCGCGTTGGCGAACCCGCGAACCGAGAGCGCGCTGATCACCCTCGCTGGCGCGCTCGCCGAGCACGAGGGCGGACGGGTCCTCGCGACGCACGTCGTGACCGTTCCCGACCAGACGTCGCTCGCGACCGCCGCCGAGAACCGCGACCGGATCGACGCATCCTCGGCAGAACTGCTCGACGCCGCCACGGAGGACGCGGCGGCGTTCGACGTGCCCATCGAGACGCGGACGATCCTCTCACACCGCGGCATCGAGGAGGTGTTCGACGCCGCACGGACGAACGACGCCGACACCGTCGTGATGGGCTACGGCGGGGCGCGGTTCGCCGGCGGGCGCGTCGAGGGGACGCTGGACGAGCTCACCCACGATCTCCCGTGCGACTTCCTCGTGCTCGACGGGGAGGACCCGACGCTCTCGGACGTGCTCGTGCCGACCGCGGGCGGGCCGTCCTCGGACCTCTCCGCAGAGGTCGCCCGGGCGCTCCGCGAGACCGTCGGGGTCGACGTCTCGCTCCTGCACGTCGCGGAGGCGGGATCCGAGGAGGCCGGTCGGGAGTTCCTGACCGACTGGGCGGGCGACCACGGGCTCGAGGACGCCGAGCTGATCGTCGACACGGGCGACGTGGAAACCGTGATCACGCGGACAGGCACGGCGTACGGTCTGGTGATCGTCGGCGCGACCGAGCGAGGGCTCCTTTCTCGGGTCGTCCGCGGGTCCCTGACGTTCGACTCGCTCACGGACCTCGACACGCCGGTGCTGCTGACGGAACGACCGTCCTCGCGGTCGCTCCGGGAGCGAGTCTTCGGTCGACGCTGA
- a CDS encoding thiamine pyrophosphate-dependent dehydrogenase E1 component subunit alpha → MSDADAGSGSGGETDADAPPDPMGDVYRVLGPDGEVVGEVPDLSEETFVDIYRDMVTARRFDERAISLQRQGRIGTYAAIEGQEASSVAATHALREDDPIFYQYREHGAVVARGFPAEYLAYWMGHESGTAGLADIDVFPLNIGIAAHIPHAVGAAMAFDYRGDDRVACAHFGDGATSEGDFHEALNFAGVFDAPSVFVCHNNQWAISIPREDQTASPTLAAKAEAYGFEGVRVDGMDPLAVYAIVAEAARKARTAGEAGGDGAGDTDDEDGPDAGGYGHRPTLIETVEYRFGAHTTADDPSVYRDDEESEPWRAWDPIPRMEGFLRREGVADDDLIESVREEADDRVAGVIDAAERFEVDPADMFADVYAETTPELERQREGLLAAIERHGEDAFLREE, encoded by the coding sequence ATGAGCGACGCCGACGCCGGATCCGGTTCGGGCGGGGAGACCGACGCCGACGCCCCGCCGGACCCGATGGGCGACGTGTACCGCGTGTTGGGTCCCGACGGCGAGGTCGTCGGCGAGGTTCCGGACCTCTCGGAGGAGACCTTCGTCGACATCTACCGCGACATGGTGACCGCGCGCCGGTTCGACGAGCGGGCGATCAGCCTCCAGCGACAGGGCCGGATCGGCACCTACGCCGCCATCGAGGGACAGGAGGCCAGTTCCGTCGCCGCCACGCACGCCCTGCGCGAGGACGACCCGATCTTCTACCAGTACCGCGAGCACGGCGCGGTGGTCGCCCGCGGGTTCCCCGCCGAGTACCTCGCCTACTGGATGGGCCACGAGTCGGGGACCGCCGGCCTCGCGGACATCGACGTGTTCCCGCTGAACATCGGCATCGCGGCGCACATCCCGCACGCCGTGGGCGCGGCGATGGCGTTCGACTACCGCGGCGACGACCGCGTCGCCTGCGCCCACTTCGGCGACGGCGCGACCTCGGAGGGCGACTTCCACGAGGCGCTGAACTTCGCGGGCGTGTTCGACGCACCGAGCGTCTTCGTCTGTCACAACAACCAGTGGGCCATCTCGATCCCCCGCGAGGATCAGACCGCGAGCCCGACGCTGGCGGCGAAGGCCGAGGCGTACGGCTTCGAGGGCGTCCGCGTCGACGGGATGGACCCCCTCGCCGTGTACGCGATCGTCGCGGAGGCGGCCCGGAAGGCGCGGACCGCCGGGGAAGCCGGCGGCGACGGTGCGGGTGACACGGACGACGAGGACGGCCCCGACGCCGGCGGCTACGGCCACCGACCCACGCTGATCGAGACGGTCGAGTACCGCTTCGGAGCCCACACGACCGCCGACGACCCGAGCGTCTACCGCGACGACGAGGAGTCGGAGCCGTGGCGCGCGTGGGACCCGATCCCCCGCATGGAGGGGTTCCTCCGCCGCGAGGGGGTCGCCGACGACGACCTGATCGAATCGGTACGCGAGGAGGCCGACGACCGGGTCGCCGGGGTTATCGACGCAGCAGAGCGCTTCGAGGTCGACCCCGCGGACATGTTCGCCGACGTGTACGCCGAGACGACGCCCGAGTTGGAGCGTCAGCGTGAGGGGCTGCTCGCGGCGATCGAGCGTCACGGCGAGGACGCGTTCCTACGCGAGGAGTAG
- a CDS encoding NAD(P)-dependent alcohol dehydrogenase produces the protein MQAARLHAYTDDMSEALTIDEVDRPTAGASDDVIVEVEGAGWCQTDNHVIEGMWEEYVPQELPLTLGHENAGTVVEVGSEVQTVDVGDSVICHPVMTCGTCRPCRQGEDMYCENVRFPGLTHDGGFAEFLHTNERAVIPLPGDVDTTDIAPHADAGITAYHATKKAVRELNPGDTAVVIGVGGLGHIGLQCLDAMSAVDIVALDLKESARDLAADLGARHTVDPATEDVPSVVADLTDDVGAQQVLDFVGADQTTALAPDIVAAGGDHHVIGYGGHVHEPAQSLVDGEFSYKGTLVGRYTELQELVALVERGEVDLHTSRYSLDDVNTVAERLEHGEIDGRAVITP, from the coding sequence ATGCAGGCTGCCAGACTCCACGCGTACACCGACGACATGTCCGAAGCGCTCACCATCGACGAGGTCGACCGACCGACGGCCGGGGCGTCGGACGACGTGATCGTCGAGGTCGAGGGCGCGGGGTGGTGCCAGACGGACAACCACGTGATCGAGGGAATGTGGGAGGAGTACGTCCCGCAGGAACTCCCGCTCACGCTCGGACACGAGAACGCCGGCACCGTCGTCGAGGTCGGCTCGGAGGTACAGACGGTCGACGTGGGCGACAGCGTCATCTGTCACCCGGTGATGACCTGCGGGACGTGCCGACCGTGTCGCCAGGGCGAAGACATGTACTGCGAGAACGTCCGCTTCCCCGGACTCACCCACGACGGCGGGTTCGCGGAGTTCCTCCACACGAACGAGCGCGCGGTCATCCCGCTCCCCGGCGACGTGGACACGACCGACATCGCGCCCCACGCCGACGCCGGAATCACGGCGTACCACGCGACGAAGAAGGCCGTCCGAGAGCTGAACCCCGGCGACACCGCGGTCGTCATCGGCGTCGGCGGCCTGGGACACATCGGCCTTCAGTGTCTCGACGCGATGAGCGCCGTCGACATCGTCGCGCTCGACCTCAAGGAGTCCGCGCGCGACCTCGCGGCGGATCTCGGCGCGCGCCACACGGTCGACCCCGCGACCGAGGACGTGCCGAGCGTCGTCGCCGACCTCACCGACGACGTTGGCGCACAGCAGGTGCTCGACTTCGTCGGCGCGGACCAGACGACCGCGCTCGCGCCGGACATCGTCGCCGCCGGTGGCGACCACCACGTGATCGGCTACGGCGGTCACGTCCACGAACCGGCACAGTCGCTGGTCGACGGCGAGTTCAGTTACAAGGGAACGCTCGTCGGGCGCTACACCGAACTCCAGGAGCTCGTGGCGCTCGTCGAGCGCGGCGAGGTCGACCTGCACACGAGCCGGTACTCGCTGGACGACGTGAACACCGTCGCAGAGCGGCTCGAACACGGCGAGATCGACGGGCGGGCGGTCATCACTCCCTGA
- a CDS encoding amidohydrolase family protein, translating to MYVTDEGDEVFVIDGHIHLWDASEENIVHEGGEQFIQCFYDYHTSFTPEERQWSMEEYRKYGTERMAEDLFGNAAVDMGIFQPTYLSEFYEDGFNTAEDNAELAEQYPERFVVNGTFDPRDGEEGIEYLEELNRAYDLQGVKLYTAEWRGDSKGWRLDSEASFEFLEKCSELGIENIHAHKGPTIRPLNRDAFDVADVDDAATSFPELNFVVEHVGLPRLDDFCWIAAQEPNVYGGLAVAAPMAVHRPRKFGEIMGELLFWLGEDRLLFGSDYALWNPDWLVETFMDAELTDEQRDEYGVELDLDTKRKILGENAAELYDIDIEEKKTQFRSDGVTDEFGLADHYADGTSPAPADD from the coding sequence ATGTACGTGACCGACGAGGGTGACGAGGTGTTCGTCATCGACGGACACATCCACCTCTGGGACGCCAGCGAAGAGAACATCGTCCACGAGGGGGGCGAGCAGTTCATCCAGTGCTTCTACGACTACCACACCAGCTTCACCCCCGAGGAGAGGCAATGGAGCATGGAGGAGTACCGGAAGTACGGCACGGAGCGGATGGCCGAAGACCTGTTCGGCAACGCCGCCGTCGACATGGGCATCTTCCAGCCGACGTACCTCTCGGAGTTCTACGAGGACGGGTTCAACACGGCGGAGGACAACGCCGAGCTCGCCGAGCAGTACCCCGAACGGTTCGTCGTCAACGGGACGTTCGACCCACGTGACGGCGAGGAGGGGATCGAGTACCTCGAGGAACTGAACCGGGCGTACGACCTCCAGGGCGTGAAGCTGTACACCGCAGAGTGGCGCGGCGACTCGAAGGGGTGGCGACTCGACTCCGAGGCGTCGTTCGAGTTCCTCGAGAAGTGCTCGGAGCTGGGGATCGAGAACATCCACGCGCACAAGGGGCCGACGATCCGCCCGCTCAACCGCGACGCCTTCGACGTGGCCGACGTCGACGACGCCGCCACGTCGTTCCCCGAACTGAACTTCGTCGTCGAGCACGTCGGGCTCCCCAGGCTCGACGACTTCTGTTGGATCGCCGCCCAGGAGCCGAACGTGTACGGCGGACTCGCGGTCGCGGCTCCGATGGCCGTTCACCGACCCCGCAAGTTCGGGGAGATCATGGGCGAACTGCTGTTCTGGCTCGGGGAGGACCGTCTGCTGTTCGGGTCGGACTACGCGCTGTGGAACCCCGACTGGCTGGTCGAGACGTTCATGGACGCCGAGCTCACCGACGAGCAGCGCGACGAGTACGGCGTCGAACTCGACCTCGACACGAAGCGGAAGATCCTCGGCGAGAACGCGGCCGAGCTGTACGACATCGACATCGAGGAGAAAAAGACGCAGTTCCGCTCCGACGGCGTCACCGACGAGTTCGGTCTCGCCGACCACTACGCGGACGGAACGAGCCCCGCGCCCGCCGACGACTGA
- a CDS encoding iron-sulfur cluster assembly protein, whose translation MSSNPSAPDAGDDAVGATDASDPPETGDVEVTPDAATSASAVRDRLDGVTDPELDTSIVELDYVDTIRIDAVDTDADAPTGADADSGNASDDVFVGFTLPTAWCSPAFAWMMAGDAREAVESLPTVARAEIELRDHMHEQEITRGINEGLPFEEAFPDADGGVESVRLELDRKARTARQHDATGALLDAGLTRDQVAGLTRDDLDFADAPADRVRVWVRDGTVAVEADAAPVEHYLEKAEATGVLDDEHSELFRTPEAEPFDGDDVDLVRKRTRLAGVNMGGQGTVCDALNEARHAEDRPPLSTFSG comes from the coding sequence ATGTCGTCGAACCCGAGCGCGCCCGACGCGGGCGACGACGCCGTCGGGGCGACCGACGCCAGCGACCCGCCCGAGACGGGCGACGTGGAGGTGACGCCCGACGCGGCCACGTCGGCGTCGGCGGTCCGGGACCGACTGGACGGCGTCACCGACCCGGAGTTGGACACGTCCATCGTCGAATTGGACTACGTCGACACGATCCGGATCGACGCCGTCGACACGGACGCCGACGCACCCACCGGTGCGGACGCCGACAGCGGGAACGCGAGCGACGACGTGTTCGTGGGGTTCACGCTCCCGACGGCGTGGTGTTCGCCGGCGTTCGCGTGGATGATGGCGGGCGACGCCCGCGAGGCGGTCGAGTCGCTCCCGACGGTCGCGCGCGCCGAGATCGAACTCCGTGACCACATGCACGAGCAGGAGATAACCCGCGGGATAAACGAGGGACTCCCCTTCGAGGAGGCGTTCCCGGACGCCGACGGCGGGGTCGAATCGGTCCGACTGGAGCTCGACCGGAAGGCTCGCACCGCCCGCCAGCACGACGCGACCGGGGCGCTGCTGGACGCCGGACTCACCCGCGACCAGGTCGCCGGGCTGACCCGCGACGACCTCGACTTCGCGGACGCGCCGGCGGACCGAGTCAGGGTGTGGGTCCGCGACGGCACGGTCGCCGTCGAGGCGGACGCAGCGCCCGTCGAGCACTACCTGGAGAAGGCTGAGGCGACCGGCGTGCTCGACGACGAGCATTCCGAACTGTTCCGGACGCCAGAAGCGGAGCCGTTCGACGGCGACGACGTGGACCTCGTCCGCAAGCGTACCCGCCTCGCCGGCGTCAACATGGGCGGGCAAGGAACCGTCTGCGACGCGCTCAACGAGGCCCGCCACGCGGAGGACCGCCCGCCGCTGTCCACGTTCTCCGGCTGA
- a CDS encoding metallophosphoesterase yields the protein MLDAAFGDRAVYLRGADALVIADLHVGRATASDVAYPIDEAGDLAGRLRGLLDRFAPAEVAFAGDVLHRFDRVAVGDERALSRLVDACRDAGASVALVAGNHDTALSAVRDDPVTDAHALDAGRDDGPIVVRHGHESPPADEDAGVYVVGHDHPTIDVEGRRRPCFLYGERAHGGADVLMLPPFSRVAPGVEVNEMRARDFDSPFVADPDAFRPILATDGDADPLVFPPLGECRRLL from the coding sequence GTGCTCGACGCCGCTTTCGGGGACCGCGCGGTGTACCTCCGCGGGGCCGACGCGCTCGTGATCGCGGACCTGCACGTCGGCCGTGCGACCGCCTCCGACGTGGCGTACCCCATCGACGAGGCGGGCGACCTCGCGGGTCGCCTGCGCGGTCTGCTCGACCGCTTCGCGCCCGCGGAGGTCGCGTTCGCCGGCGACGTGCTCCACCGCTTCGACCGCGTCGCCGTCGGCGACGAGCGTGCGCTCTCGAGGCTGGTCGACGCCTGCCGGGACGCCGGCGCGTCGGTCGCGCTCGTCGCGGGGAACCACGACACGGCGCTGTCGGCGGTGCGGGACGACCCGGTCACCGACGCCCACGCCCTCGACGCCGGCCGCGACGACGGGCCGATCGTCGTCCGCCACGGCCACGAGTCCCCGCCGGCCGACGAGGACGCCGGGGTGTACGTCGTCGGCCACGACCACCCGACGATCGACGTCGAGGGTCGCAGGCGGCCCTGCTTCCTGTACGGCGAACGCGCCCACGGCGGGGCGGACGTGTTGATGCTGCCGCCGTTCTCCCGGGTCGCCCCCGGCGTCGAGGTGAACGAGATGCGCGCCCGCGACTTCGACTCGCCGTTCGTCGCCGACCCCGACGCCTTCCGGCCGATCCTCGCGACCGACGGGGACGCGGACCCGCTCGTGTTCCCACCCCTCGGGGAGTGCCGGCGGCTGTTGTAG
- a CDS encoding NAD(P)/FAD-dependent oxidoreductase encodes MHVAIIGAYGSAGVAAAETLAERVDPSDPSAPLDRLTLIDDGDPGGGLCILRGCMPSKAVLSAAEHRYRARHDDRLVGDPPELDLDRVVASKDEHVSSFAAHRRAAVDEIADRPGVRFRHERARFVGLHELALSGGDRLDADYVVVATGSTLNVPDLPGIGEVDYADSAAVLDATELPDSGVVMGFGYVGIELSAYLAEAGVDLTVIEHDERPLDDAPDAFGDELLELYREEFGIEVLTETSERSVEATADGGVRLHTDRDDDRASVEADELFVFTGRRPDLDGLNLAATPLAPGEGWVDATMRAVDDESGRTYVVGDANGRIPLLHVAKEQGYLAADNVLADIADDDLAEYDPITHRVLFSGAAVYPYARVGHTAESAAEAGHDCVEVGRDAADDGVFAVKATPRGLARLVVDADDGTVLGYQGLHLHADAMAKTMQVLVERGADVREVPDRAYHPTTPEILDGLFRAASERLPE; translated from the coding sequence ATGCACGTCGCCATCATCGGCGCGTACGGGAGCGCCGGCGTCGCCGCCGCCGAGACGCTCGCCGAGCGCGTCGACCCGTCGGACCCGTCGGCCCCGCTCGACCGGCTCACGCTGATCGACGACGGCGACCCCGGCGGCGGGCTCTGCATCCTCCGGGGGTGCATGCCGTCGAAGGCGGTGCTCTCGGCGGCCGAACACCGCTACCGCGCGCGCCACGACGACCGGCTCGTCGGCGACCCGCCGGAGTTGGATCTCGACCGCGTCGTCGCCAGCAAGGACGAGCACGTCTCCTCGTTCGCCGCCCACCGTCGCGCGGCCGTCGACGAGATCGCCGATCGTCCGGGGGTCCGGTTCCGCCACGAGCGCGCCCGGTTCGTCGGTCTCCACGAGTTGGCGCTGTCGGGCGGCGACCGGCTCGACGCCGACTACGTCGTCGTCGCGACCGGCTCGACCCTGAACGTCCCCGACCTCCCCGGGATCGGCGAGGTCGACTACGCCGACAGCGCGGCCGTCCTCGACGCGACCGAACTGCCCGACTCGGGCGTCGTCATGGGGTTCGGCTACGTGGGGATCGAGCTGTCGGCGTACCTCGCGGAGGCGGGCGTCGACCTCACCGTGATCGAACACGACGAGCGCCCGCTCGACGACGCGCCCGACGCCTTCGGCGACGAACTGTTGGAGCTCTACCGCGAGGAGTTCGGGATCGAGGTGCTCACGGAGACGAGCGAGCGATCCGTCGAGGCGACCGCCGACGGCGGCGTCCGCCTCCACACCGACCGCGACGACGACCGCGCGAGCGTCGAGGCCGACGAGCTGTTCGTGTTCACCGGACGACGGCCCGACCTCGACGGGCTGAACCTGGCGGCGACGCCGCTTGCCCCGGGGGAGGGCTGGGTCGACGCGACCATGCGCGCCGTCGACGACGAGTCGGGGCGGACGTACGTCGTCGGCGACGCGAACGGCCGGATCCCGCTGCTCCACGTCGCCAAGGAGCAGGGATACCTCGCCGCCGACAACGTCCTCGCCGACATCGCGGACGATGACCTCGCGGAGTACGACCCGATCACCCATCGAGTGCTGTTCTCCGGGGCGGCCGTCTACCCGTACGCCCGCGTCGGTCACACCGCCGAATCGGCCGCCGAGGCCGGACACGACTGTGTCGAGGTGGGGCGCGACGCCGCCGACGACGGCGTGTTCGCGGTGAAAGCGACCCCCCGCGGGCTCGCCCGCCTGGTCGTCGACGCCGACGACGGGACCGTCCTCGGCTACCAGGGACTGCACCTCCACGCCGACGCGATGGCCAAGACGATGCAGGTGCTCGTCGAGCGGGGGGCCGACGTGCGTGAGGTGCCGGACCGGGCGTACCACCCGACGACGCCGGAGATACTCGACGGCCTGTTCCGAGCGGCCAGCGAGCGGCTCCCGGAGTGA
- a CDS encoding phosphate-starvation-inducible PsiE family protein: MRIDDAVEPSEQGMKLLEVGTAYFLLVLFAIGFLDLLLVLAELLASGEFTDPNQVIDIIDTVLVLLIIVEIHQTVVAFSRDEPVVRIVIAAALIAITRKVISYRPGEYANIEAAFVAAAAFSLLLAVLIGAYYVVRRTNTDAMTSGPFGEGGTGTGTSGDGDSPGSGSTADPPAADPTSDPESYDAGGRDRAGDG, encoded by the coding sequence GTGCGCATCGACGACGCAGTCGAGCCCTCCGAACAGGGGATGAAGCTGCTGGAGGTCGGGACGGCGTACTTCCTGTTGGTGCTGTTCGCCATCGGCTTTCTCGACCTCCTGTTGGTGCTCGCGGAACTGCTCGCGAGCGGGGAATTCACCGACCCGAACCAGGTGATCGACATCATCGACACCGTACTCGTCCTCCTGATCATCGTCGAGATCCACCAGACCGTGGTGGCGTTCTCCCGGGACGAGCCCGTCGTCCGGATCGTCATCGCCGCAGCGCTCATCGCCATCACTCGGAAGGTGATCTCGTATCGCCCCGGGGAGTACGCCAACATCGAGGCGGCGTTCGTCGCCGCCGCGGCGTTCTCGCTGCTGCTCGCGGTGCTGATCGGGGCCTACTACGTCGTCCGCCGGACCAACACGGACGCGATGACCTCGGGCCCGTTCGGTGAGGGTGGGACCGGGACCGGAACCTCGGGAGATGGCGACTCTCCCGGCAGCGGGTCGACCGCCGACCCCCCGGCCGCCGATCCGACGAGCGACCCCGAGAGCTACGACGCCGGCGGCCGGGACCGCGCCGGCGACGGGTGA
- a CDS encoding DUF6663 family protein translates to MDANDDESVDPWGDGDDDWVGEATGSGDEAGGAGSADGVTSTDNAADGADGAGDAGGETDTACTAADRDAGALGPRRYRVLDRDDDEIVLVDLDTPEPGPGRAPDEGFEPVRVDAGADAGDATGADGTTAADLAETVADLDPGYVIESTLRWPAPAESAGDDHSPLASFDSLSIRRRGRFHFVDEIEPVFEAAEETWRDARAAGDGMGSRVTRDTDGEPNGALYVFGEGGARDLFEEFRSGTTPLEPLVERVDDDLADDAPREVFVLRPADDPFVIVYIAFERDGLLARTVRDTYL, encoded by the coding sequence ATGGACGCGAACGACGACGAGTCGGTCGACCCCTGGGGCGACGGGGACGACGACTGGGTCGGCGAGGCGACTGGATCGGGCGACGAGGCCGGTGGAGCCGGGTCGGCCGACGGAGTCACGTCGACCGACAACGCCGCGGACGGGGCGGACGGGGCGGGCGATGCCGGCGGTGAAACTGACACAGCGTGCACGGCCGCCGACCGCGACGCCGGCGCACTCGGACCGCGTCGCTACCGGGTGCTCGACCGCGACGACGACGAGATCGTCCTGGTCGACCTGGACACCCCCGAGCCGGGCCCGGGTCGCGCCCCGGACGAGGGGTTCGAGCCGGTCCGGGTCGACGCCGGGGCGGACGCCGGCGACGCCACGGGTGCTGACGGCACTACCGCCGCCGACCTCGCGGAGACGGTCGCCGACCTCGACCCGGGGTACGTGATCGAGTCGACGCTCCGCTGGCCCGCGCCCGCCGAGTCAGCCGGTGACGACCACAGCCCGTTGGCGTCGTTCGACTCGCTGTCGATCCGGCGACGGGGACGCTTTCACTTCGTCGACGAGATCGAGCCGGTGTTCGAGGCCGCCGAGGAGACGTGGCGCGACGCCCGGGCCGCCGGCGACGGCATGGGGTCGCGGGTCACGCGCGACACGGACGGAGAGCCGAACGGCGCGCTGTACGTGTTCGGCGAGGGCGGCGCGCGCGACCTCTTCGAGGAGTTCCGCTCGGGGACGACCCCGCTGGAGCCGCTGGTCGAGCGCGTCGACGACGACCTCGCCGACGACGCCCCGCGCGAGGTGTTCGTGCTCCGCCCCGCCGACGACCCGTTCGTGATCGTCTACATCGCCTTCGAGCGCGACGGCCTGCTCGCGCGGACCGTCCGCGACACCTATCTGTGA